From one Plantibacter flavus genomic stretch:
- a CDS encoding carbohydrate ABC transporter permease, with the protein MTTAIHLNGAARYRPPWVPLLWCAPALLMITIWSVGPFVGTIALSFTDTSPLGMGGAFVGLDNYRSILQDPAFWSATGNSVLYAVIAVPLLVVLPLLLAQLVHTRLPGMGFFRSAYAAPIVASVVAVGLVWQNLLGEQGPVNTVLQRVGLIQQAVPFLSEGSLILLSAIALTVWRGLGWYLIFYLAALSNIPRELYEAAELDGAGPTRRFLTISVPGTRLTMLLVGLLAGIGSLRVFSEVYLLGGATGGPGGEARTLPFFIRDAALDPLTGNAGYGAAVSVALFTLTAVFAVLAQRFGGERDA; encoded by the coding sequence GCTACCGACCGCCCTGGGTGCCGCTGCTGTGGTGCGCACCCGCGCTGCTCATGATCACCATCTGGAGCGTCGGGCCCTTCGTCGGGACCATCGCGCTGTCGTTCACCGACACCTCCCCGCTCGGCATGGGTGGAGCCTTCGTCGGCCTCGACAACTACCGCTCGATCCTGCAGGATCCCGCGTTCTGGTCCGCGACCGGCAACAGCGTGCTGTACGCGGTCATCGCCGTCCCGTTGCTGGTCGTCCTCCCGTTGCTGCTCGCGCAGCTCGTCCACACCCGGCTCCCCGGGATGGGGTTCTTCCGCTCCGCCTACGCGGCTCCGATCGTGGCGTCCGTCGTCGCGGTCGGGCTGGTCTGGCAGAACCTCCTCGGTGAACAGGGGCCCGTGAACACGGTGCTCCAACGGGTCGGTCTCATCCAGCAGGCGGTGCCGTTCCTCTCCGAGGGGTCGCTCATCCTGCTCAGCGCCATCGCCCTCACGGTGTGGCGTGGGCTCGGGTGGTATCTGATCTTCTACCTGGCGGCGCTCTCCAACATCCCCCGTGAGCTGTACGAGGCGGCGGAACTCGACGGCGCCGGCCCGACACGACGGTTCCTCACCATCTCGGTGCCGGGCACCCGCCTCACGATGCTCCTCGTCGGGCTCCTCGCCGGCATCGGGTCGCTCCGCGTGTTCAGCGAGGTCTACCTGCTCGGCGGCGCCACCGGTGGCCCGGGAGGCGAAGCGCGGACACTCCCGTTCTTCATCCGCGACGCAGCGCTCGACCCGCTCACCGGCAACGCGGGCTACGGCGCGGCCGTGAGCGTGGCGCTCTTCACGCTCACCGCCGTGTTCGCCGTGCTGGCTCAGCGCTTCGGCGGGGAGCGGGACGCATGA